GACATCCGGACACACATGTATGTGGGGACCCTGTCCTTCGATCTGCTCCTCGGCGACGTACGGTCGTTGAAGGAGAAGCGTTCCGTCGTCCGCCCGATCGTCGCCGAGCTCCAGCGCAAGTACGCGGTGAGCGTGGCCGAGACCGGCGGACAGAATCTCCACCGCAGGGCCGAGATCGGCCTTGCCGTGGTCTCCGGTGACACCGGACACCTCACGGACGTGCTGGACCGCTGCGAACGGCTGGTCGCGGGACGCCCCGAGGTGGAGCTGCTGTCGGTGAGACGGCGGCTGCACAGTGACGAAGACTGACAGTCGAGCGAAATCAGAAGGAAGAGTGACGGACCGGTGACCGACAACGCGCGGGCCCGCAAGCTGGCCGATCGCATCCAGGTCGTGGTCGCGGAGACCCTGGACCGGCGAATCAAGGATCCGCGGCTGGGATTCGTGACGATCACGGACGCCCGGGTCACCGGAGACCTGCGGGAGGCCACGGTCTTCTACACGGTCTACGGCGACGACGAGGAGCGCGCGGCCTCCGCCGCGGCGCTGGAGAGCGCCAAGGGCGTCCTCCGCACCGAGGTCGGCCGGCAGACCGGGGTCAGGTTCACGCCGAGCCTGGCCTTCGTCCCGGACGCCCTCCCGGACAACGCCCGCACCATCGAGGACCTCCTCGACAAGGCGCGGGCCAAGGACGCGGAGGTGCGCCAGGTGTCCACGGGCGCGAGCTATGCCGGCGACGCCGACCCGTACCGCAAGCCCGAGGACGAGGACGACGAGACCGGGACCGGGACCGGGACCGACGGATCCTCCGGGAAGAACGAGGGCCCGGCCTCCGCATGACCGAGCAGACCACCACGCCGGACGGCCTTGTCATCGTCGACAAGCCGTCCGGCTTCACTTCGCACGACGTCGTCGCCAAGATGCGCGGCATCGCCCGCACCCGGCGGGTCGGCCACGCCGGCACGCTGGACCCGATGGCGACCGGCGTCCTCGTGCTCGGCGTCCAGCGGGCCACCAAGCTGCTGGGCCACCTCGCCCTGACCGAGAAGGAGTACCTCGGCACGATCCGGCTCGGCCAGGACACCGTCACCGACGACGCCGAGGGCGAGATCACCTCGTCCACCGACGCCTCCGCGGTGACCCGCGAGTCCATCGACGCCGGGGTGGCCGCGCTGACCGGCCGGATCATGCAGGTCCCGTCCAAGGTCAGCGCCATCAAGATCGACGGCAAGCGGTCCTACGCGCGGGTGCGCGGCGGCGAGGAGTTCGAGATCCCGGCCCGCCCGGTGACCATCTCCTCCTTCCGCGTCTACGACGTCCGCGAGGCCGTCGCCGAGGACGGCACCCCCGTCCTCGACCTGGTCGTCTCGGTCGTCTGCTCCTCGGGGACCTACATCCGGGCCATCGCCCGCGACCTCGGCGCCGGGCTCGGCGTCGGCGGCCACCTCACCGCGCTGCGCCGCACCCGGGTCGGCCCGTACGGACTGGACGCGGCCCGGACGCTCGACCAGCACCAGGAGAAGCTGACCGTGATGCCGGTCGCCGAGGCGGCCGCCTCCGCGTTCTCCCGCTGGGACGTGGACGAGAAGCGCGCCAAGCTGCTCCTCAACGGCGTACGGCTGGACATGCCGGCCCATCCGCCGGGGCCGGTCGCGGTCTTCGGGCCCGACGGCGCGTTCCTCGTGCTCGTCGAGGAGGAGAAGGGCAAGGCCAGGAGCCTCGCCGTCTTCGCCTGAGCCGGAGCCACACCCCGCCCTCCGTGGAGCGGGCACCCATGCCCCACCCGGTGCCCGCTCCACGTTCCCCTCCCCGGCACCATCCCTGCTCCCCGAGGGACACGCTTATTCACCCCATCGGACGGGCGCTCGGAGTGAATACCGGGGGCGTGGGGGGCGCTTTCACCCTTCGTGCGCTCCACGCGATCACGGGCGGCCTACCGTCGCACCATGGGCAGTGGGGACCGGTCGAAGCTGGTAAGAATCTGTGATCGGGCCGGCCGGCCGCGAGGGACGGGATTCGTCGCGGACGACCGCGGCACGGTCGTCACCGCCCACCAGGCCGTGACCTCCCCGGGGCCGCTCCTCCTCCACGGCACCGACGGACGCACCCGCGCCGTCGCCCCCGACGACATCACCGCGTTGCCCGCCCTCGGCCTCGCCCTCCTGCGCACCGGCGGCCCCGACGCACTCGACGCGGAGCCCCTGCCCATCGCCGGACGCGACCGCGCCGAGCCCGGCCGCTACGTGGACATCGCCGCCCACGGACGGCGCGAGGCCCGGGTGCTCGGGACCACCCCCGCCGTCTACACGGCACCGGACGGCATCGGCCACCCGGTCCCCGCCGCCCTGGAGCTGGCCCTCGGCACCGACGGCCGCGACGCCCTGCGCTCCGGGGGCGCGGCCATCGGCGGGCCCGTCACCGACCCGGCCACCGGCGCGGTCGTCGGGGTCCTCTGCACCGCCCTCACGGCCCCGCACGAGGCGGCCGGCCTCGCGCTCCCGATCACCCGGGGCGCGGACGACACGCTGGACGCCCTGCTGCGCCGCAACGCCACCGCCGCCCCCGCCTACGGTCCCGATCTCAACCTCGCCGGCGCCCTCCAGCTCACGGCCACCTCCGTGGGGTCGGCGGACGGCCCGAAGGCCCGCACCGCCCCCGTCGAGCGCTCCGACGTCCACGCCGAGTTCGCCGCCTTCGCCGCCGGTACGGCCCTGGTCCTCGGCCTCGTCGGAGCACCCGGCACCGGCCGTACCACCGAGCTGGCCGCCCTCGCCGCCCGCCGCGCGGACGGTGGCACGCCCGCACCCACCCTCTGGCTGCGCGGCGCGGACCTGCTGGCCGAGGACACCTCGATCGCGGATGCCGCGGGCCGCACGCTCATCCGCGCGGCCCGGATCGTCACCGCCGCCGGCGCCCGCGGCGACATGAGCACGGCCACCCCGGACCGCGTCGCCCGGCTCGCCGCCGACGCCGGACAGCCGCTCCTGGTGGTCCTCGACGGCCCCGAGGAGATGCCGCCGCTGCTGGCCCACCGGCTCGCCGCCTGGACGGCGGGTACGGCCGCCTGGCTGCGCGAGCGGGGCGTCCGGCTCGTCGTGGCCTGCCGTCCCGAGCACTGGGAGACCGCGGGCCTCCTCCACCCGCCGGGCGTCCTGCACCGCCCGGACCGCCCCGCCCGCCGGCTGCCGCCCGCCCTGCGCCTCGGCGACCTCACACCCGAGCAGGCCGAGCGGGCCAAGGAGGCCTACGCCATCCCGTCCGCCGCCCTCGCCCCCGGCCACGACCGGCACCCGCTCACCCTGCGGCTCCTCGCCGAGGTCCGCGCCGCACTGCCGCCCGGGGTGCCGGGCCGCCCCGACACGGAGGACGTCTTCGGCGCCCACCTCGACCTGCTGTGCGTGCGCGTCGCGGTCCGGATCGCGGCCGCCGCCGCCGACGAACAGCCCCGCGGCGCCGCCGTGCGCCGGCTCGCCGCGCGGGTGGCGGGCCAGGTCCACGAGGCGGCCCGCCGCTGCCTGGGCCCGGGCCAGGGCGAGCTGGACCGGGTGGCGTTCGAGCAGGTCTTCCCCTGGCGGACCGGCTGGGCCTCCGCCGTCCTCACCGAGGGCCTCCTCGTCCCCGCCGGGGCGGGCTACCGCTTCGCCCACGAGGAGCTCGGCGACTGGGTGCAGGGCGCCCACCTCGACCTGGACGCGGCCCTGCGGTCCCTGGTGCACCGCTGGCACCGGGGGAGCGGCGGCCCGGACCGGGTGCCGCACCCCCGCACCACCGGCGAGCCCCGCAGCCTGCCCGTGCCCCGGCACCGCATCGGACCGGTGATCCAGGCGATGGTGCTCCTCGGCCGCCGCCAGGGCACCGCCGCGCTCGCGCACCGGATGGCCGACCTGATCGAGGCGCTGGACCGGCTGTGGACCGACGCGGGCCCGCGCGACGAGGACGCCGCCTGGTGGGCGGCCCACCTGCTGAACGGCAGCCTGCTGCGAGTGCCCGACGCCCGCCCGTATCTCGGCGTCCTGCGGGTCCTCGCCGGACGCATCACCCGCCGCTCCGCCGCCCCCGCAGGGCCCGGCGGCGCCGGGGCGTACGGGGAGTTCGGGCCCTGGTTCTGGCGGCGGCTGCGGCTGCCCGAGGAGGACCGGATCGATCTGCTCCGCCGCCTCGTGCCCGCCGACGGGCTGCCCCGCACCGACGGCGACGAACGCTATCTGGACGCGGTCGCCCGCCGCCTCGCCCGCGACGCCCCGGCCGTGCAGCCGCTGCTGTGCCGCTGGTTCACCGACGAACGCCCGCTGCTCGTGGGCCCCGGGGCCCCGGACGTCCCACTGCGCCCCACGGTCGCCGCCGCCGCACAGGCCCTGCTGTACGCCCGCCGCGACCTCGCCCCCGACGGCCTGGCCGACGCGCTGATCGCCACCCCGCACCAGCGCGCCGGGGAGCTGCTGCTCGCCCTCGCCGAGGACGAGCCCACCGCGCTCTGCCGGGCCGTGGAGCGCTGGGCCCGCGACGAGGACCGCCCGGCCCGCCGCTCCGCCGCCGCCCGCTACGCCGGACTCCTCCAGCAGCGGGTCACGGCCGAGGGCGACCTGGCCCTGCTGCGCTCCGCCGCGCTCGTACTGCTGGACCGGCCCGAGGACGCCGCCCTGCACGCCGCCGCCCTCACCCTCCTCGTCCGCGACCCGGTGGCCAGGAGGAGCCATCTCCCGGGGGCGCTGCGCGCGTTCGCCGCCGGAGACCCGCGGCTGCCCGTCGAGCTGCTCGCCGAGGTGTTCCCCGCTCACCAGGAGGCGGTCCTCGCCGCCCTCAGCGCCCGCCTCGCCCGACCCGGGGACGGTGGGGGAGCGGTGCTGCGGGCCCTGGCCGGGCTCGACACGCCCGCGCTCGCGCTGCACGTCGCCGGACTCGTACGGGAGTACATCGACGCCCATCCCGAGGACGGCACGCACGCCGCCGAGTACGTCGACCTCCGCCTGGAGCACGGTCCGGCCGCCCGGGCGCTCCTGCTGCCCCTGGTGACCGGGCTGCTGCGGGACCGCCCCGCACCGCCGCCGGTCCGCGCCGCGCTCGCCCGGGTCCTCGCCGGGGCCGGGAGCGCCGCGTCCCGGCCGCTGCGGTCGGAGCTGCTGGAGGTGCTGCTGGAGTTCGAGCAGGTCACCGGCCGGGACCCGGATGTGCTGGAGGCCCTGCTGCGGGCCGCGGCCGAGGGTGCCGGGCACCGCCCGGAGATCCGTACGCGCGCACTCGTCCACCGCACCGGGATGCTGCTGGTCCGCACCCCCGAGGGCGCCGCCCGTTTCGACCGGGGCCTGGTCCGGCTCGCCCGCGAGGTGCCCGGATTCGCCGCACTCGTCACCCGCTGGCTGGCCGACGCCCCCCAGGAATGGGCGGCGGTCGTGGGCCCGAGCGCCCGGCGCACGGTCGAGGCGTTGGAGACATCACCTCCGCCGATGCCGATGCCGATGCAGGCGGCGGGACGTGAGCATGGCAGTCTTAGACCTGCGTAATCGACATACACACGTACACAGGTTCGGGCGAGGAGCGGTCACAGTGCAGCGCTGGCGTGGCTTGGAGGACATCCCCCAGGACTGGGGACGCAGCGTCGTCACCATCGGCTCCTACGACGGCGTGCACCGCGGACACCAGCTGATCATCGGCCGGGCCGTCGAGCGCGCCCGTGAGCTGGGCGTCCCGTCCGTCGTCGTCACCTTCGACCCGCACCCCAGCGAGGTCGTCCGCCCCGGCAGCCACCCGCCGCTGCTCGCCCCGCACCACCGCCGCGCCGAGCTGATGGACCGGCTGGGCGTGGACGCCCTGCTGATCCTGCCGTTCACCGCCGAGTTCTCCAAGCTGTCGCCCGCCGACTTCATCGCGAAGGTCCTCGTCGACCGGCTGCACGCCAGGACCGTCATCGAGGGCCCCAACTTCCGCTTCGGCCACAAGGCCGCGGGGAACGTCGCGCTCCTGACCGAGCTGGGCGCCGCCTACGACTACACCGTCGAGGTCATCGACCTGTACGTCACCGGCGAGGCGGGCGGCGGACAGCCGTTCTCCTCCACGCTCACCCGGCGGCTGATCGCCGAGGGGGACGTCTCCGGCGCCGCCGAGATCCTCGGCCGCCCGCACCGGGTCGAGGGCATCGTGGTGCGCGGCGCGCAGCGCGGCCGGGAGCTGGGCTTCCCGACGGCCAACCTGGAGACCCTGCCGCACACCGCGATCCCCGCCGACGGCGTCTACGCCGGCTGGCTGGAGGTGGCCGGCGAGTCGATGCCCGCCGCGATCTCGGTCGGCACGAACCCGCAGTTCGACGGCGTCGAGCGGACCGTCGAGGCGTACGCCATCGACCGCGTCGACCTCGACCTGTACGGGCTGCACGTGGCCGTCGACTTCCTCGCGTACATCCGCGGCATGCTGAAGTTCGACTCGATCGACGACCTCCTGGTCGCCATGGCCGCCGATGTGAAGCGCTCCAGCGAGCTGACCGCCGCGTACGACGGCTCCCACTGACGTACCTCCGGGGCTCGCGCTCCGCCCGGCGACGGCGGATGCTGACAGGGTGCGCGACATCCTGCCCGACCTCCGTGCCCGGTGCGCCGACGGCATCCCCTTCGCCCTGGCGACCGTCGTCGCCGTGCACGGCAGCGCGCCCCGCGACCCGGGCGCCGTGCTGGCCGTCGACGCGGCGGGGACGGTGCTCGGCAGCGTCTCCGGAGGCTGTGTCGAGGGCGATGTGTACGAGGTCGCCCGCGAGGTGCTCGCCGGGGCCGCGCCGCGCGTGGTGTCGTACGGGATCAGCGACGACGAGGCGTTCGGCGTAGGCCTGACCTGCGGCGGCACCATCGAGGTCCTGGTGCGCGCCTGTGCGACCGCCGCCGAACGCGAGGAACTCGCGGCCGTGCTGGACCTGATCGCCGCCGGTCTGCCGGTCGCCGAGGCCACGGTCCTGTCCGGCGCGGCGGAGACCGGGGCCCGCCTGGTCGTCCGGCCCGCCGACAGCCCCGGCAGCCGAGGCACTCTCGGTTCCGAAGGGCTGGACGCCGCCGTCACCGACGACGCCCGGGGGCTGCTGGCCCAGGGACACACCGCGATCCAGTGGTACGGGGCGCGGGGCCAGCGCCGGATGCAGGAGGTCGCCGTCTTCGTCCGGACGTACGCCCCGCCGCCCCGGATGCTCGTCTTCGGCGCGATCGACCACGCGGCGGCCACCGCCCGGATCGGCTCGTTCCTCGGCTACCGGGTCACCGTCTGCGACGCCCGACCCGCCTTCGCCACCCGGGAGCGC
The nucleotide sequence above comes from Streptomyces sp. NBC_01116. Encoded proteins:
- the rbfA gene encoding 30S ribosome-binding factor RbfA encodes the protein MTDNARARKLADRIQVVVAETLDRRIKDPRLGFVTITDARVTGDLREATVFYTVYGDDEERAASAAALESAKGVLRTEVGRQTGVRFTPSLAFVPDALPDNARTIEDLLDKARAKDAEVRQVSTGASYAGDADPYRKPEDEDDETGTGTGTDGSSGKNEGPASA
- a CDS encoding XdhC family protein; this encodes MRDILPDLRARCADGIPFALATVVAVHGSAPRDPGAVLAVDAAGTVLGSVSGGCVEGDVYEVAREVLAGAAPRVVSYGISDDEAFGVGLTCGGTIEVLVRACATAAEREELAAVLDLIAAGLPVAEATVLSGAAETGARLVVRPADSPGSRGTLGSEGLDAAVTDDARGLLAQGHTAIQWYGARGQRRMQEVAVFVRTYAPPPRMLVFGAIDHAAATARIGSFLGYRVTVCDARPAFATRERFPTADEVVRAWPHTYLESTAVDARTVICVLTHDPRFDVPLLAAALRTPAAYIGVMGSRRTHRDRLARLRAAGVDEAHLARLASPVGLDLGARTPEETAVSIAAEIIQHRWGGTGRPLGELTGAIHHGGPAARG
- a CDS encoding DUF503 domain-containing protein, with the protein product MYVGTLSFDLLLGDVRSLKEKRSVVRPIVAELQRKYAVSVAETGGQNLHRRAEIGLAVVSGDTGHLTDVLDRCERLVAGRPEVELLSVRRRLHSDED
- a CDS encoding bifunctional riboflavin kinase/FAD synthetase, which encodes MQRWRGLEDIPQDWGRSVVTIGSYDGVHRGHQLIIGRAVERARELGVPSVVVTFDPHPSEVVRPGSHPPLLAPHHRRAELMDRLGVDALLILPFTAEFSKLSPADFIAKVLVDRLHARTVIEGPNFRFGHKAAGNVALLTELGAAYDYTVEVIDLYVTGEAGGGQPFSSTLTRRLIAEGDVSGAAEILGRPHRVEGIVVRGAQRGRELGFPTANLETLPHTAIPADGVYAGWLEVAGESMPAAISVGTNPQFDGVERTVEAYAIDRVDLDLYGLHVAVDFLAYIRGMLKFDSIDDLLVAMAADVKRSSELTAAYDGSH
- the truB gene encoding tRNA pseudouridine(55) synthase TruB — translated: MTEQTTTPDGLVIVDKPSGFTSHDVVAKMRGIARTRRVGHAGTLDPMATGVLVLGVQRATKLLGHLALTEKEYLGTIRLGQDTVTDDAEGEITSSTDASAVTRESIDAGVAALTGRIMQVPSKVSAIKIDGKRSYARVRGGEEFEIPARPVTISSFRVYDVREAVAEDGTPVLDLVVSVVCSSGTYIRAIARDLGAGLGVGGHLTALRRTRVGPYGLDAARTLDQHQEKLTVMPVAEAAASAFSRWDVDEKRAKLLLNGVRLDMPAHPPGPVAVFGPDGAFLVLVEEEKGKARSLAVFA
- a CDS encoding trypsin-like peptidase domain-containing protein, producing MGSGDRSKLVRICDRAGRPRGTGFVADDRGTVVTAHQAVTSPGPLLLHGTDGRTRAVAPDDITALPALGLALLRTGGPDALDAEPLPIAGRDRAEPGRYVDIAAHGRREARVLGTTPAVYTAPDGIGHPVPAALELALGTDGRDALRSGGAAIGGPVTDPATGAVVGVLCTALTAPHEAAGLALPITRGADDTLDALLRRNATAAPAYGPDLNLAGALQLTATSVGSADGPKARTAPVERSDVHAEFAAFAAGTALVLGLVGAPGTGRTTELAALAARRADGGTPAPTLWLRGADLLAEDTSIADAAGRTLIRAARIVTAAGARGDMSTATPDRVARLAADAGQPLLVVLDGPEEMPPLLAHRLAAWTAGTAAWLRERGVRLVVACRPEHWETAGLLHPPGVLHRPDRPARRLPPALRLGDLTPEQAERAKEAYAIPSAALAPGHDRHPLTLRLLAEVRAALPPGVPGRPDTEDVFGAHLDLLCVRVAVRIAAAAADEQPRGAAVRRLAARVAGQVHEAARRCLGPGQGELDRVAFEQVFPWRTGWASAVLTEGLLVPAGAGYRFAHEELGDWVQGAHLDLDAALRSLVHRWHRGSGGPDRVPHPRTTGEPRSLPVPRHRIGPVIQAMVLLGRRQGTAALAHRMADLIEALDRLWTDAGPRDEDAAWWAAHLLNGSLLRVPDARPYLGVLRVLAGRITRRSAAPAGPGGAGAYGEFGPWFWRRLRLPEEDRIDLLRRLVPADGLPRTDGDERYLDAVARRLARDAPAVQPLLCRWFTDERPLLVGPGAPDVPLRPTVAAAAQALLYARRDLAPDGLADALIATPHQRAGELLLALAEDEPTALCRAVERWARDEDRPARRSAAARYAGLLQQRVTAEGDLALLRSAALVLLDRPEDAALHAAALTLLVRDPVARRSHLPGALRAFAAGDPRLPVELLAEVFPAHQEAVLAALSARLARPGDGGGAVLRALAGLDTPALALHVAGLVREYIDAHPEDGTHAAEYVDLRLEHGPAARALLLPLVTGLLRDRPAPPPVRAALARVLAGAGSAASRPLRSELLEVLLEFEQVTGRDPDVLEALLRAAAEGAGHRPEIRTRALVHRTGMLLVRTPEGAARFDRGLVRLAREVPGFAALVTRWLADAPQEWAAVVGPSARRTVEALETSPPPMPMPMQAAGREHGSLRPA